The segment CCCCCCGCGGCCCGCACGACCGCATGCGCCGCCGCGGTATCCCACTCGCTGGTCGGCCCCAGGCGCGGATAAATATCCGCGGCTCCCTCGGCCACCATGCAGAGCTTCATCGAGCTGCCCAGACTCACCAACTCGTGCGGCCCAAGGCGTTCCAGCACCGCTTTGAGCCGCTCGGCTCCGTGCGAACGGCTGCCCGCCACGAGCGGGTGCTCGGTATCAATACGGTCGCGTGCCACCTCGATGGAGCGCGGGACCTCGGAACCATCGCGGCGGATGGCGCCGCCTCCAGCGTGGCCCGCATACAGACGCTGAAGCACCGGACTCCAGACCACGCCCATCAGCGGCTCGTGGTCATGGATCAGGGCAATGTTGACCGTGAATTCACCCGTACGCTTGACGAACTCGCGGGTCCCGTCGAGAGGATCGATCAGCCAGTAGGTCCGCCACTGCTTGCGGCGCTCGAATGGTACGTCCTGCCCCTCCTCGGAGAGGACGGGCCACTCCGGCGCGATCTCGCGCAGCCCCTGGGCGATCACACGATGCGCGGCCAGGTCGGCCTCGGTCAGTGGGGAGCGATCGTCCTTTTCGGTGACCGCGAAGCGGGTCTCGTAGACCTCGAGAATGGCATGGCCGGCATCCTCGGCCAGACCACCCACTTCCTGCATCAGGGCGGTCAGGGCCGCGTCCTTGGGCGGTTCGTTCATCGGGGCATCCTTTCTGATTCGAACGGTACGGAATGCGCGTACCTTGGCAGAACCCGGGTCAGGCGTCGAGAAAATCGCGCACCATGTAGAGCGCCGCGATGGAACGGGCCTCGGTGCAATCCTCGCGGGTGACCAGTTCGCCCAGCCGGTCCAGCGACCAGGGTACGACCTCGATGGCCTCCGGCTCGTCACCCTCCTCGCGCTGGGGGTAGAGATCCTCCGCCACGATCAGATGGGTCTCGTGCGACATGTAGCCGGGCGCGACCGTCAGCGCGCCCAGGTGGGTCAGGCGGTGACCGCCATACCCGACCTCCTCCATGATCTCGCGGTTTGCCGCCACCAGGATGTCCTCGCGCGCCTCGATGCGGCCCTTGGGCAGGCCAAGCTCGTAGCGGTGGGTGCCGGCCGCGTATTCGCGGATCAGCAGCACGGTGCGATCCGGCTGCACCGGGGCGACGATGACTGCGCCGTTGCCCCGGCTGATCAGGCGCTCGTAACAGGTGCGCGCCCCATTGCTGAACTCGAGATCCAGCTCCTCGACCTCGAACAGCCGACTTCGGGCTACGGTCCGGCGGCCCTGGACATCCGGTTTGTCTCGACTCATAGACGTTTTATTCGGCGTTGCGCAGCCGTACCTGGGTTCTCAGTTCGCCCTCGAACAGGGTGTCGAGGATGATGCCATGGTCGGACTCGACGACGTCGAAGCCTTCCTGTGCCTCGGGGTGGGTCTCCTCCAGACGCAGGTCCAGATCCCCCCAGTTTACGGCCATGGTGACCCGCATGGGGAAGTAGCCATCCAGGAAACGCCGCACGAAGGGCCCGTTCTCCATCGTGTAGACGCCATCACCTTCGTGTTCGATCACACGCATGCGTGCGGTGACACAGACCTCGGAATCCTTGTGGACACCGCGCAGGTCGACCCGGTCGCCCCGTGCCTCGGCCAGGTCGATGTTGGTAGTGGATTCGACCTGAAGGTCCTCGATTCGCTCTTCGTTGTAGGCAATGACCATGCGCCGGATCGGCGCAATATCGCTGTGGCACTGGCGCAGATCCACCCAGCCGTCCTCCAGCGAAGACGAGCTCAGCGTGATCTGGTTCTGGTGGTGATGAGGGACCTGCTCCGGCTCCTCGGTCAGAAACTTGATCTCCGGGCTGGTGGTCTGGGTCTGGTCCGGCGATACAGTCTCGCCCCACAGGCTGTCGTCCTCGAACGGGTCGTAATCGGGGTCGCTCGGGTCCATCGCCTGCGCGGAAAATGGCAGCAGCGCCAGGGAAACCAGCGCCAGAAAGAGCGGGCCAGGGGCCAGACGGGATTCAGGTACCATGGGAGCCATCGCAATCACCCTCTTTGAGGTTCCGTTCGCTGTGGACCCCAAAAACCCCGAAAAAAATCCGAATCCGCAGGAATCATCGGTGCATGTCGACTGGTCGAGCATCGACACCGTGCTGTTCGACATGGACGGTACACTGCTGGATCTGCACTTTGACAACCGCTTCTGGCGCGAGCTGATCCCCGCCGAGTACATCCGCTGCCAGCCGGACGACCCGGAATGCGCCCGCCGGCGCCTGGAAGACGAGATGCAACGCGTGCGCGGCAAGCTCGAATGGTACTGCGTGGATCACTGGACCCGGTTCACCGGTCTCGACGTGCTCGGGCTGAAGCGCGAACTGGCCCACCACGTCGCAATCAAGCCGCACGCCGAGGCCCTGCTGGGCGCCCTGCATCGCTCCGGCCGCCGACGCGTGCTGGTAACCAACGCCCATCCGAAGGTCTACAACTTCAAGCACCAGATCACGCGGATCGGGGATCACCTGGACACGATCGTCTCCGCCCACGACCTGGAGTGCGCCAAGGAAGACACCGACTTCTGGGAACGGCTGCAACGCATCACCCCCTACGATCCGGCACGTACGCTGCTGGTCGACGACAACCTGCTGGCCCTGGCCAGCGCAGCCCGGCAGGGCCTGACCGAGCTGCGCGGCATGCGCTACCCGGACGAGCGCGGGGAGCCGATGGACTCGCGGGAGTTTCTGCTGCTGGAATCGCTGGCCGACCTGCTGCCCGGACTTCCGGGCCGGGAACGGCCCGTTACTTGACCGGAGTCGGCAGGTTGCGGATCAGGTCCAGCCGGATCTGAACGTCACGCCCCTCGCACTCGCCGTCCAGCCAGTGATATCCGTCCGCCTCGCGGACCTCGCGCGGGGTCACCTTGCCCCACCAGGCCTGGCTGGAGTCGGGCTCGGCCCAGTTCAGCTGCAGGGTCTCACCTGTGAGAATGGCGATCTCCAGGCGTTCGATCACATGTTTGGGAAGGACGGATTCGGTCATCGGGGTGGTTCGCGGTAGTCGGTGGGATCCGGCACGCCCGCCGAGGCGAAAGCCGCGCGGCGCGCCTGGCACTGCGGGCAGCGCCCGCAGTGGAGCGATTGTGCCAGAAGGCAGCTCCAGGTGCGGGACCAGTCGATCCCCAGCGGATCGGTGGTGTAGATGATATCGGCCTTGGACTGCGCGATCAGCGGGGCCTCGATCGCCAGCCCCGGTACCAGCTCGTCCGCCAGCGCCGCGAGGCGCCCGATAAAGGACGGGCGCGAACCCGGGCCATGCCCTTGGTCCTCGCGATTGAGCGCCAGCAGGATACGCCCCGCCCCCTGGTGCTCGGCGAGATTGATCGCCAGCGCCAGCACCAGCAAGTTGCGCTGTGGCAACGGCACATGCGCGACCCACTCCGAACGTTTGGCAAACGCCTGGCGCAGCGCGCGCAGGTCCATCTCGACGGGGTCGACCCCATAGTCGGCGCCCAGGGCACGGATCGCAGCCCGCTCACGCTCGGCATTGCGCTGGCCATAGTCCACCCACAGGGCGCGCAGCGGGCGGCCCTGCGCATGCCGCTGCGCCAGCAGGGCACTGCTCTCGATACCCCCGGACAGCAGGAGCAGATCGGGGGGCGATTCACCCGTGTACTTGTCCGTGGCGTGCATTCGGGCACCATACGCAAAGCACACGCCCGCAGAAAGGAACCCTGATGATCGACGAGCTGCGCCGCCACTGGCAGCGCCTGATGCGCACGGATCTGAGCGATACCGAATCCGGCGACGACGAACACCGACTGCAGCGTGCGGCCGCCGCGCTGATCATGGAGGTCTGCCGCGCCGATTTCGAACTGCACGAGGCCGAACTCGACTCCGTGCGCGCCAGCCTGATCGAGTTGTTCGAACTGGATGCGGACACCGCCGACGGCCTGCTCGAAATCGCCCGGGAAAAGAGCGACGAACTCGTATCCGTCCACCCGTTGGTGCGCGAGGTCAACGCGGCCTTCGATGCCGACCAGAAGGCCGACATCATGCGCGCACTGTGGCGCGCCGCCTGGGCCAACCAGAACCTGCACAAGCGCCAGGAAGCCGTGATCCGGCACCTGGCCGATCTGTTGTATGTCCCGCACTCGACATTCATCCGCACCAAGCACGAGGTCCTGGGCGATGCCGCCGATCCGAACTGACAGGGAGTGGCGCTGATGGGCGACCCGGGCACGCTGCTTGCCGCCCTTGCAGTGGGCATCCTCGGGGGCGTTCACTGCCTCGGGATGTGCGGCGGCATCGTG is part of the Thioalkalivibrio sp. K90mix genome and harbors:
- the cysQ gene encoding 3'(2'),5'-bisphosphate nucleotidase CysQ, which translates into the protein MNEPPKDAALTALMQEVGGLAEDAGHAILEVYETRFAVTEKDDRSPLTEADLAAHRVIAQGLREIAPEWPVLSEEGQDVPFERRKQWRTYWLIDPLDGTREFVKRTGEFTVNIALIHDHEPLMGVVWSPVLQRLYAGHAGGGAIRRDGSEVPRSIEVARDRIDTEHPLVAGSRSHGAERLKAVLERLGPHELVSLGSSMKLCMVAEGAADIYPRLGPTSEWDTAAAHAVVRAAGGHVTDLHGQELRYNTKESMLNPEFLVCAGDPARWLRRLGLPDA
- the nudE gene encoding ADP compounds hydrolase NudE, with the protein product MSRDKPDVQGRRTVARSRLFEVEELDLEFSNGARTCYERLISRGNGAVIVAPVQPDRTVLLIREYAAGTHRYELGLPKGRIEAREDILVAANREIMEEVGYGGHRLTHLGALTVAPGYMSHETHLIVAEDLYPQREEGDEPEAIEVVPWSLDRLGELVTREDCTEARSIAALYMVRDFLDA
- a CDS encoding HAD family hydrolase translates to MGAIAITLFEVPFAVDPKNPEKNPNPQESSVHVDWSSIDTVLFDMDGTLLDLHFDNRFWRELIPAEYIRCQPDDPECARRRLEDEMQRVRGKLEWYCVDHWTRFTGLDVLGLKRELAHHVAIKPHAEALLGALHRSGRRRVLVTNAHPKVYNFKHQITRIGDHLDTIVSAHDLECAKEDTDFWERLQRITPYDPARTLLVDDNLLALASAARQGLTELRGMRYPDERGEPMDSREFLLLESLADLLPGLPGRERPVT
- a CDS encoding 7-cyano-7-deazaguanine synthase translates to MHATDKYTGESPPDLLLLSGGIESSALLAQRHAQGRPLRALWVDYGQRNAERERAAIRALGADYGVDPVEMDLRALRQAFAKRSEWVAHVPLPQRNLLVLALAINLAEHQGAGRILLALNREDQGHGPGSRPSFIGRLAALADELVPGLAIEAPLIAQSKADIIYTTDPLGIDWSRTWSCLLAQSLHCGRCPQCQARRAAFASAGVPDPTDYREPPR
- a CDS encoding TerB family tellurite resistance protein, producing the protein MIDELRRHWQRLMRTDLSDTESGDDEHRLQRAAAALIMEVCRADFELHEAELDSVRASLIELFELDADTADGLLEIAREKSDELVSVHPLVREVNAAFDADQKADIMRALWRAAWANQNLHKRQEAVIRHLADLLYVPHSTFIRTKHEVLGDAADPN